In Mycoplasma suis str. Illinois, a single window of DNA contains:
- a CDS encoding preprotein translocase subunit SecA — MGLKTLLSTSESTLSRLNTVLLQVEEFSEEVKSLDDEQLKLRTKYFLKRLELGEELSDIVPEALAVVREAAYRAHKLYAFHTQLLGALVIYEGNFAEMKTGEGKTLVIVLASYLLALAKKGLHVVTVNEYLVKRDAEFCRKVLNFLGLSVGFNSTYLSRYLKKEMFKCDVTYTTNSELVFDYLRDNMAKNSNDVVLPPLSYAIIDEGDSILIDEAGTPLIISKPSDDGFKWHSQIDQAVKHLDQLDYKIDWESKSVILNSRGVRKLEAMLGLEQLYSLDNSALINKIHNALSANYVFQNGREYIVHDGRIKLIDQWTGRILADRSYSYGLQQAIQAKESLEVEKESKVSAKITYQTFFRKYKKISALSGTGLSEAKELSETYNMIVVQIPTYRKIQRVDLPDMIFKNREIKIKAIISEIKHHYIKGQPLLIGASSVDESEYIYSRLQDEGIPCEILNARNHYKEAMIIARAGQKHAVTIATNIAGRGVDIKISPEVKELGGLYVLACEKNESKRVDDQLRGRSGRQGDPGKSAFFISLEDTIFKRFGADKFDKISKKMKEEYFESPFLSKTISSLQKRIQYSSFDTRKNLVEYSEILSIQQDIIYKQRRFILFSSENEKVFESMLEKQVKTWTVEVFGKMNSSSSEERPKNFTNMLNEYYFEIPLFEEKDFKNKASEDIEVFLGKVFFKFWELKKERLVNIDVNSLLKEIMIYFIDAFWEKHLEDSEKIRTTINLQSLEHKSPLNIFIEKMEGIFVDLQQNCRATIIREVFLLNATSCKQEIDNFVKELRNKKLS, encoded by the coding sequence ATGGGATTAAAGACTTTATTAAGTACTTCTGAATCCACTTTATCTAGGTTAAATACAGTACTCCTCCAAGTGGAGGAGTTCTCAGAGGAAGTAAAGTCTCTAGATGATGAGCAGCTAAAGCTTAGAACTAAGTATTTCTTAAAAAGACTGGAACTAGGGGAAGAATTATCTGATATAGTTCCAGAAGCTTTAGCTGTAGTAAGAGAAGCAGCTTATAGAGCTCATAAGCTCTATGCTTTTCATACTCAATTACTAGGAGCTCTAGTCATATATGAAGGTAACTTTGCTGAAATGAAAACTGGAGAAGGTAAAACATTAGTTATTGTTTTAGCTTCTTACCTACTAGCGTTAGCTAAGAAGGGATTACATGTAGTTACTGTTAATGAGTATCTAGTAAAGAGAGATGCTGAGTTCTGCAGAAAAGTCCTAAATTTTTTAGGACTTTCTGTAGGATTTAACAGCACATATCTTTCTAGATACTTAAAGAAAGAAATGTTTAAGTGTGATGTTACTTATACTACCAACTCCGAGTTGGTATTCGACTATCTAAGAGATAATATGGCAAAAAACTCTAATGATGTAGTTCTCCCCCCTCTAAGTTATGCAATCATAGATGAGGGAGACTCCATATTAATAGATGAAGCTGGAACTCCTCTTATTATTTCTAAACCATCAGATGATGGTTTTAAATGACACTCTCAAATTGATCAAGCTGTTAAACATCTTGATCAATTAGATTACAAGATTGACTGAGAAAGTAAATCTGTAATTCTCAATAGCAGAGGAGTAAGAAAACTAGAAGCTATGCTCGGATTAGAGCAGCTTTATTCTTTAGATAATTCTGCTCTAATCAATAAGATACACAATGCTTTATCAGCTAATTATGTCTTCCAGAATGGAAGAGAATATATAGTTCATGATGGTCGAATTAAGTTAATCGATCAGTGAACTGGAAGAATACTAGCTGATAGAAGTTATAGCTATGGATTGCAACAGGCAATCCAAGCAAAAGAATCTCTAGAAGTAGAGAAAGAAAGTAAGGTATCTGCAAAGATAACTTATCAAACTTTCTTTCGAAAATATAAGAAGATATCTGCACTCTCAGGAACAGGTCTCTCTGAAGCTAAAGAACTTTCAGAGACATACAACATGATTGTTGTGCAGATACCTACTTATAGAAAAATACAGAGAGTTGACTTACCAGACATGATATTTAAAAATAGAGAGATAAAGATTAAAGCTATTATCTCTGAGATAAAGCACCACTATATTAAAGGTCAACCTTTACTTATTGGTGCTAGCTCAGTAGATGAATCAGAATACATCTACTCTAGATTACAGGATGAAGGAATTCCCTGTGAAATTCTTAATGCTAGAAACCACTATAAGGAAGCAATGATAATTGCTAGAGCTGGGCAAAAGCATGCAGTTACTATAGCAACTAATATTGCTGGTAGAGGAGTAGACATAAAGATCTCCCCTGAAGTTAAAGAATTGGGAGGTCTTTATGTCTTGGCATGTGAAAAAAATGAATCTAAGAGAGTAGATGATCAACTTAGAGGTAGATCAGGAAGACAAGGAGATCCTGGTAAGTCTGCCTTCTTTATTTCTCTTGAAGACACTATCTTCAAGAGATTTGGGGCAGACAAATTTGACAAAATTTCCAAAAAAATGAAGGAAGAATATTTTGAAAGCCCATTTCTTTCAAAAACAATTTCTTCCCTTCAAAAGAGAATTCAATATTCTTCCTTTGACACTAGAAAGAATCTAGTTGAATATAGTGAGATTCTTTCTATTCAACAAGACATTATTTATAAGCAGAGAAGATTCATTCTCTTCTCTTCAGAGAATGAAAAAGTATTTGAAAGTATGTTAGAAAAACAAGTTAAGACTTGGACTGTCGAAGTATTTGGGAAAATGAATTCTTCCTCTTCTGAAGAGAGACCAAAGAATTTTACAAATATGCTAAATGAATACTATTTTGAGATTCCTCTTTTTGAAGAAAAAGACTTCAAAAATAAGGCATCAGAAGATATAGAAGTATTTCTTGGTAAAGTATTTTTTAAGTTCTGGGAACTTAAAAAAGAAAGACTAGTGAATATAGATGTCAATAGTCTTTTAAAAGAAATAATGATTTACTTTATAGATGCTTTCTGAGAAAAGCATCTAGAAGATTCAGAAAAAATAAGAACAACTATTAATTTGCAATCACTAGAACATAAATCCCCCCTAAATATCTTTATTGAGAAAATGGAGGGAATTTTTGTTGACTTACAGCAAAACTGTAGAGCAACTATCATAAGAGAAGTCTTTCTATTAAATGCAACTAGTTGCAAACAAGAGATAGACAATTTTGTGAAAGAATTGAGAAATAAAAAGTTAAGTTAG